The following nucleotide sequence is from Patescibacteria group bacterium.
ATGGTCAGCGAAAAAGACTTTTTTGAATTTCTTGATCGGCGTAAAGGTTTGCTCGACGGAATTTGTCTCACGGGCGGGGAGCCGACACTGCAAAAAGATTTGCCGGAGTTTCTCAAAAAAATTCGCCAACGCGGTTTCGCGACGAAGCTCGACACGAATGGTTCGCAGCCGGAAATTTTGGAAAAAATTTTCCATGCGCGGCTGCTGGATTATGTCGCGCTCGATGTCAAAGCCTCGCCCGAAAATTATGCGCGGCTCGTCGGTGTCGATATTTTTCCGCAAGTACGCGCGAGCAAAAATCTAATCGAACAGTCCGGGGTCGAATTCGAATTGCGCACGACCTTGATTCGTGAGATTCACGATGCGGCGGAGTTCACCAAGATTCTCGAATTCGTGCGCGGCGCACCGAAATTTTTTCTCCAAAATTTTCAAACTCGTGGCGGCTGTCTCGATCCCGCTTTCGAAAAAATGCACGGCTTCACTTCGGTCGAACTGAAAAAAATGTGCGAGCAAGCGCGTGAAGTCGTAGGAAGCTGTGGAGTGCGGGGATAGTTCTTAAGTTGATGA
It contains:
- a CDS encoding anaerobic ribonucleoside-triphosphate reductase activating protein, whose amino-acid sequence is MQIAALQKLTLLDFPGRTAATVFTPGCNFRCGFCHNPELVLPEKFPQTMVSEKDFFEFLDRRKGLLDGICLTGGEPTLQKDLPEFLKKIRQRGFATKLDTNGSQPEILEKIFHARLLDYVALDVKASPENYARLVGVDIFPQVRASKNLIEQSGVEFELRTTLIREIHDAAEFTKILEFVRGAPKFFLQNFQTRGGCLDPAFEKMHGFTSVELKKMCEQAREVVGSCGVRG